Proteins encoded together in one Synechococcus sp. A15-62 window:
- the rpmI gene encoding 50S ribosomal protein L35 gives MPKLKTRKAAAKRFKATGTGKFLRRRAFRNHLLDHKTPKQKRHLATKAVVDRTDEERVTLMMPYA, from the coding sequence ATGCCCAAGCTGAAGACCCGCAAAGCTGCCGCGAAGCGGTTCAAAGCAACCGGCACTGGCAAATTTCTGCGTCGTCGCGCTTTCCGGAACCACCTGCTGGACCACAAAACCCCCAAGCAGAAGCGTCATCTGGCCACCAAGGCCGTGGTGGACCGCACCGATGAGGAGCGCGTGACCCTGATGATGCCCTACGCCTGA
- a CDS encoding SpoIID/LytB domain-containing protein produces the protein MIRLLTLTLLLCMGLGCRAREEVDALQPTETEPAVVKQVQRATHPSVVDPPPVEGAEPVLWVALEDHLGAAASAAPLNLLAFAGSLTLRDAMGEQRMGPGFAITWRSVPLDRPLPLARRVAGPFASFESADRVASRWRDLGVAAEVAHPREWEVWAPEGSPVPEGLAFRDWQGSLTSTVEPVLQTPEGGRTLQGPVSIEASDGLLWAGGRFQGPFRLQRDAYGSWTLVEQVPVERYLEGVVPHEIGAGSPMAALQAQTVLARTWALANSHRFSIDGYHLCSDTQCQVYSDPRHAGAPVRKAIAATQGKLLSLNNQPISAVYHATNGGMMAAGPEAWAMQPSTYLRAKPDGDEGWRNRHPLPLQQRKAVEALLADRSGAYGQQHPRFRWTRTLSGPGLRQALGAAADLLVSPLQLRVLERGASGRVLALQISGSSDAAPVTLKLDAIRRTLRTLPSTLFVFEPQGDERWLVRGGGFGHGAGLSQAGAIDLAWRGWPVERILSHYYPGTVYGPLSTPAQSP, from the coding sequence ATGATTCGGCTCCTGACGCTCACATTGCTGCTCTGTATGGGACTGGGCTGCCGCGCCCGCGAGGAGGTTGATGCCCTCCAACCCACTGAGACTGAGCCTGCTGTGGTCAAACAGGTTCAACGGGCGACGCATCCTTCCGTGGTCGACCCACCGCCCGTTGAGGGTGCTGAACCGGTGTTGTGGGTTGCCTTGGAGGACCACCTCGGAGCTGCCGCGAGTGCTGCTCCGTTAAATCTGCTTGCCTTTGCTGGATCGCTCACCCTTCGCGATGCCATGGGGGAGCAACGCATGGGCCCGGGCTTCGCGATTACCTGGCGAAGCGTGCCTTTGGACCGACCGCTGCCGTTGGCTCGTCGGGTTGCAGGCCCCTTCGCCAGCTTCGAGTCGGCGGATCGCGTCGCTTCCCGCTGGCGAGACCTGGGGGTTGCAGCTGAGGTGGCCCATCCCAGGGAATGGGAGGTGTGGGCGCCGGAAGGTTCGCCTGTGCCCGAGGGTCTGGCCTTCCGCGATTGGCAAGGCAGCCTCACCAGCACCGTCGAACCGGTATTGCAGACGCCGGAGGGGGGACGCACCCTCCAGGGTCCCGTTTCGATTGAAGCCTCGGACGGCTTGCTCTGGGCGGGTGGACGCTTTCAGGGGCCCTTCCGCCTGCAACGGGACGCCTACGGCAGCTGGACGCTGGTGGAGCAGGTGCCAGTGGAGCGCTACCTCGAGGGGGTGGTGCCCCATGAGATCGGTGCCGGTTCACCGATGGCGGCGTTGCAGGCGCAGACCGTTCTGGCGCGCACCTGGGCTCTGGCCAACAGCCATCGCTTCAGCATTGATGGCTATCACCTCTGCAGTGACACCCAGTGCCAGGTTTACAGCGATCCCCGCCATGCGGGAGCCCCTGTGCGCAAGGCGATTGCGGCCACCCAGGGAAAGCTGCTGAGCCTGAACAATCAGCCGATCAGCGCCGTTTATCACGCCACCAACGGCGGGATGATGGCTGCCGGGCCGGAAGCCTGGGCCATGCAGCCCAGCACCTACTTGCGGGCGAAGCCGGATGGGGATGAGGGCTGGCGCAACCGTCATCCCTTGCCCTTGCAGCAGCGCAAGGCTGTGGAAGCGTTGCTTGCCGATCGCAGCGGGGCCTATGGCCAGCAGCACCCCCGCTTCCGCTGGACCCGAACCCTTTCGGGTCCGGGTTTGCGTCAGGCCCTGGGCGCAGCCGCAGACCTGCTGGTCTCTCCTTTGCAGCTAAGGGTGCTGGAGCGGGGCGCCAGCGGCAGGGTGCTGGCCTTGCAGATCTCAGGCAGCAGTGACGCCGCTCCAGTGACCCTCAAATTGGATGCCATCCGTCGCACCCTTCGCACCCTGCCCAGCACCCTGTTCGTGTTTGAGCCTCAGGGCGATGAACGCTGGCTGGTGCGGGGTGGTGGCTTCGGTCATGGGGCTGGTTTGTCGCAGGCGGGAGCGATCGACCTGGCCTGGCGTGGCTGGCCCGTGGAGCGGATCCTGAGCCATTACTACCCAGGGACTGTCTACGGCCCGCTCTCAACACCAGCGCAGTCCCCTTAA
- a CDS encoding glycosyltransferase family 2 protein has protein sequence MSSNATSGDHRRVKSAAFLFACGCAGAAPHWLDSARSLWPAISLALMLGGYGLRSVMRGQLTRGSSASVPEIDRAKLPSLDVVVAARDEEAVVPRLVERLTSLRYPSSQLTTWVIDDGSLDRTSELLDDLASQHPGLNVIHRQRNAGGGKSGALNTALNRLKGEWLLVLDADAQLQDDLLERLVPYALDGGWSAVQLRKAVIDADRNWLTRSQAMEMALDAVIQSGRLANGGVAELRGNGQLIKRSVLEASGGFNEDTVTDDLDLSFRLLTHGALVGLLWDPPVQEEAVPGLQALWKQRQRWAEGGLQRFFDYWPVLTSAQLSLRQRLDLTAFFLLQYALPVVSFADLSTALITRSVPVYWPLSVVAFSVSGLAYWRGCRDGSEGPEIPSASLANLFVAIAYLGHWFVVIPWVTLRMSLLPKRLVWAKTSHGQEHPVQA, from the coding sequence ATGAGCTCGAACGCCACATCGGGTGATCACCGTCGGGTGAAATCGGCAGCATTCCTGTTCGCCTGTGGATGTGCTGGTGCTGCTCCCCATTGGCTCGACTCCGCCCGTTCGCTCTGGCCCGCCATCAGTCTTGCCTTGATGCTTGGGGGCTATGGCCTCCGTTCCGTCATGCGCGGGCAGCTGACACGTGGGTCATCGGCGTCCGTGCCTGAGATTGATCGGGCCAAGCTTCCCAGCCTGGATGTGGTGGTGGCTGCCCGCGACGAAGAGGCAGTGGTGCCGCGTTTGGTGGAACGGCTCACATCCCTTCGCTATCCGTCCAGCCAACTCACCACTTGGGTGATCGACGACGGAAGTCTTGATCGGACCTCCGAGTTGCTGGACGATCTGGCCAGTCAGCACCCTGGACTCAATGTCATCCATCGCCAGCGCAATGCCGGCGGTGGCAAGTCGGGTGCGCTCAACACCGCCTTGAACCGTCTCAAGGGTGAGTGGCTGCTGGTGCTTGACGCGGATGCCCAATTGCAGGACGACCTGCTTGAGCGTCTTGTCCCCTACGCCCTGGATGGTGGTTGGTCGGCGGTGCAACTGCGCAAGGCCGTGATTGATGCCGATCGCAATTGGCTGACGCGATCCCAGGCGATGGAGATGGCTTTGGATGCCGTGATCCAGTCGGGCCGACTGGCCAATGGAGGGGTGGCGGAGCTGCGGGGTAACGGACAGCTGATCAAGCGCTCGGTGCTGGAGGCCAGCGGCGGCTTCAACGAAGACACCGTTACCGATGACCTTGATCTCAGCTTCCGCCTGCTGACCCATGGCGCCTTGGTGGGATTGTTGTGGGACCCTCCGGTTCAGGAAGAGGCGGTACCCGGTCTTCAGGCCCTGTGGAAGCAACGGCAGCGCTGGGCGGAAGGTGGCTTGCAGCGGTTCTTCGATTACTGGCCGGTGCTCACCTCAGCGCAGTTGAGTCTTCGTCAGCGCTTGGATCTGACGGCCTTTTTTCTGCTCCAGTACGCCTTGCCGGTGGTGTCCTTCGCTGATCTGAGCACGGCTCTGATCACCCGAAGCGTGCCGGTCTACTGGCCTTTGTCTGTGGTGGCGTTCAGCGTGTCGGGTCTGGCCTACTGGCGCGGATGTCGCGATGGCAGCGAGGGGCCGGAGATTCCCTCAGCGAGCCTGGCCAATCTCTTCGTCGCGATTGCTTACCTGGGCCACTGGTTTGTGGTGATTCCCTGGGTGACCTTGCGGATGTCACTGCTCCCCAAACGCTTGGTCTGGGCCAAAACCAGCCATGGTCAGGAGCATCCGGTTCAGGCCTGA